The Prunus persica cultivar Lovell chromosome G7, Prunus_persica_NCBIv2, whole genome shotgun sequence genome has a segment encoding these proteins:
- the LOC18771427 gene encoding haloacid dehalogenase-like hydrolase domain-containing protein 3 isoform X2 → MALMATRTKLFRLLTTLTTKAPILGSGSCSNGVKGPVRVDRGGGLGLTAYSTSAVAQQEPGVVGSRHMGLEILGVKDYEDYRRSLYGEITHKALLVDAVGTLVVPSQPMAQIYRKIGEKYGVEYSEAEILNRYRRAYEQPWGRSRLRYVNDGRPFWQYIVSSSTGCSDSQYFEELYNYYTTNKAWHLCDPDAEKVFQALRKAGVKVAVVSNFDTRLRPLLQALNCEHWFDAVAVSAEVEAEKPNPTIFLKACELLGVKPEDAVHVGDDRRNDIWGARDAGCDAWLWGSDVHSFKESKPVLMSSTPIDKTCGSEGRGPSLK, encoded by the exons ATGGCGCTAATGGCAACCAGAACAAAGCTCTTTAGGCTGCTGACGACTCTCACCACGAAAGCACCAATTTTGGGATCTGGGTCTTGCTCCAATGGCGTTAAGGGACCGGTTCGGGTCGACCGGGGAGGTGGGCTCGGGTTGACGGCCTATTCGACCTCTGCTGTGGCACAGCAAGAGCCAGGGGTCGTTGGGTCGAGGCACATGGGTTTGGAGATATTGGGTGTGAAAGATTATGAAGATTATAGGAGGTCTCTTTATGGTGAAATCACCCACAAGGCTCTGCTTGTTGATGCTGTTGGCACCCTTGTTGTTCCTTCCCAGCCAATGGCtcag ATATATAGGAAGATAGGCGAGAAGTATGGAGTGGAGTACTCAGAGGCTGAGATTTTGAACAGATACAGAAGGGCTTACGAGCAGCCTTGGGGTAGATCTCGTCTCAG GTATGTAAATGATGGGAGACCCTTCTGGCAATATATAGTCAGTTCTTCCACTGGCTGTTCAGATTCCCAGTACTTTGAAGAACTTTATAACTACTATACAACTAACAAG GCTTGGCACCTCTGTGATCCTGATGCTGAGAAAGTGTTTCAAGCTCTGAGAAAAGCAGGCGTCAAAGTAGCTGTTGTGTCAAATTTTGATACTCGATTAAGACCTCTTTTGCAGGCTCTAAATTGTGAACATTGGTTTGATGCGGTAGCAGTATCAGCCGAA GTTGAAGCAGAGAAGCCAAATCCAACAATATTTCTTAAAGCTTGTGAATTATTAGGAGTAAAACCTGAGGATGCAGTGCATGTGGGAGATGATCGTAGGAATGATATATGGGGTGCCAGAGATGCAGGCTGTGATGCTTGGCTTTGGGGAAGTGATGTTCACTCCTTTAAGGAG TCCAAGCCGGTCCTTATGAGTTCCACCCCTATAGATAAGACTT GTGGCTCAGAGGGTAGGGGTCCAAGTTTAAAATGA
- the LOC18771427 gene encoding haloacid dehalogenase-like hydrolase domain-containing protein 3 isoform X3: MALMATRTKLFRLLTTLTTKAPILGSGSCSNGVKGPVRVDRGGGLGLTAYSTSAVAQQEPGVVGSRHMGLEILGVKDYEDYRRSLYGEITHKALLVDAVGTLVVPSQPMAQIYRKIGEKYGVEYSEAEILNRYRRAYEQPWGRSRLRYVNDGRPFWQYIVSSSTGCSDSQYFEELYNYYTTNKAWHLCDPDAEKVFQALRKAGVKVAVVSNFDTRLRPLLQALNCEHWFDAVAVSAEVEAEKPNPTIFLKACELLGVKPEDAVHVGDDRRNDIWGARDAGCDAWLWGSDVHSFKEVAQRVGVQV; the protein is encoded by the exons ATGGCGCTAATGGCAACCAGAACAAAGCTCTTTAGGCTGCTGACGACTCTCACCACGAAAGCACCAATTTTGGGATCTGGGTCTTGCTCCAATGGCGTTAAGGGACCGGTTCGGGTCGACCGGGGAGGTGGGCTCGGGTTGACGGCCTATTCGACCTCTGCTGTGGCACAGCAAGAGCCAGGGGTCGTTGGGTCGAGGCACATGGGTTTGGAGATATTGGGTGTGAAAGATTATGAAGATTATAGGAGGTCTCTTTATGGTGAAATCACCCACAAGGCTCTGCTTGTTGATGCTGTTGGCACCCTTGTTGTTCCTTCCCAGCCAATGGCtcag ATATATAGGAAGATAGGCGAGAAGTATGGAGTGGAGTACTCAGAGGCTGAGATTTTGAACAGATACAGAAGGGCTTACGAGCAGCCTTGGGGTAGATCTCGTCTCAG GTATGTAAATGATGGGAGACCCTTCTGGCAATATATAGTCAGTTCTTCCACTGGCTGTTCAGATTCCCAGTACTTTGAAGAACTTTATAACTACTATACAACTAACAAG GCTTGGCACCTCTGTGATCCTGATGCTGAGAAAGTGTTTCAAGCTCTGAGAAAAGCAGGCGTCAAAGTAGCTGTTGTGTCAAATTTTGATACTCGATTAAGACCTCTTTTGCAGGCTCTAAATTGTGAACATTGGTTTGATGCGGTAGCAGTATCAGCCGAA GTTGAAGCAGAGAAGCCAAATCCAACAATATTTCTTAAAGCTTGTGAATTATTAGGAGTAAAACCTGAGGATGCAGTGCATGTGGGAGATGATCGTAGGAATGATATATGGGGTGCCAGAGATGCAGGCTGTGATGCTTGGCTTTGGGGAAGTGATGTTCACTCCTTTAAGGAG GTGGCTCAGAGGGTAGGGGTCCAAGTTTAA
- the LOC18771427 gene encoding haloacid dehalogenase-like hydrolase domain-containing protein 3 isoform X1: MALMATRTKLFRLLTTLTTKAPILGSGSCSNGVKGPVRVDRGGGLGLTAYSTSAVAQQEPGVVGSRHMGLEILGVKDYEDYRRSLYGEITHKALLVDAVGTLVVPSQPMAQIYRKIGEKYGVEYSEAEILNRYRRAYEQPWGRSRLRYVNDGRPFWQYIVSSSTGCSDSQYFEELYNYYTTNKAWHLCDPDAEKVFQALRKAGVKVAVVSNFDTRLRPLLQALNCEHWFDAVAVSAEVEAEKPNPTIFLKACELLGVKPEDAVHVGDDRRNDIWGARDAGCDAWLWGSDVHSFKEFNTLPHLVARHEFDWSLVQAGPYEFHPYR, encoded by the exons ATGGCGCTAATGGCAACCAGAACAAAGCTCTTTAGGCTGCTGACGACTCTCACCACGAAAGCACCAATTTTGGGATCTGGGTCTTGCTCCAATGGCGTTAAGGGACCGGTTCGGGTCGACCGGGGAGGTGGGCTCGGGTTGACGGCCTATTCGACCTCTGCTGTGGCACAGCAAGAGCCAGGGGTCGTTGGGTCGAGGCACATGGGTTTGGAGATATTGGGTGTGAAAGATTATGAAGATTATAGGAGGTCTCTTTATGGTGAAATCACCCACAAGGCTCTGCTTGTTGATGCTGTTGGCACCCTTGTTGTTCCTTCCCAGCCAATGGCtcag ATATATAGGAAGATAGGCGAGAAGTATGGAGTGGAGTACTCAGAGGCTGAGATTTTGAACAGATACAGAAGGGCTTACGAGCAGCCTTGGGGTAGATCTCGTCTCAG GTATGTAAATGATGGGAGACCCTTCTGGCAATATATAGTCAGTTCTTCCACTGGCTGTTCAGATTCCCAGTACTTTGAAGAACTTTATAACTACTATACAACTAACAAG GCTTGGCACCTCTGTGATCCTGATGCTGAGAAAGTGTTTCAAGCTCTGAGAAAAGCAGGCGTCAAAGTAGCTGTTGTGTCAAATTTTGATACTCGATTAAGACCTCTTTTGCAGGCTCTAAATTGTGAACATTGGTTTGATGCGGTAGCAGTATCAGCCGAA GTTGAAGCAGAGAAGCCAAATCCAACAATATTTCTTAAAGCTTGTGAATTATTAGGAGTAAAACCTGAGGATGCAGTGCATGTGGGAGATGATCGTAGGAATGATATATGGGGTGCCAGAGATGCAGGCTGTGATGCTTGGCTTTGGGGAAGTGATGTTCACTCCTTTAAGGAG TTTAACACTCTTCCTCATTTGGTGGCCCGACATGAATTTGATTGGAGTTTAGTCCAAGCCGGTCCTTATGAGTTCCACCCCTATAGATAA